From the Exiguobacterium aurantiacum genome, one window contains:
- a CDS encoding methyl-accepting chemotaxis protein: protein MSSEKRNQLMLVTTFVIVLTSVIVHLLHRFTDFAYTYTVLRNGSVGYAYPIATWVLFAVPIVLLIAMVVSQRVKAHWFPHLMMLTLTFASISTVAGGQGLVEYHFSIFVVLAILSFMRRIDLIIYSTVIFAVQHLVGYFLVPEIICGTADYPFSLLLVHAVYLVLLSAVLVAQIHFRNLESSRLKAQEDETRRLLKQAVTDASQLVMTLKTHATELETAANQSLESGEQIAVTVDPIVAHATEQETSMNHGADEIQSIRSLTALIQERMGQTAAASSRIAADALAGNGDMQRMETKVEEIISESERLEHVVTTMSNRSTEIQAILQHVETISDQTNMLALNASIEAARAGDAGRGFAVVASEVGKLAVQSRDYAAEMTRVLGGLMDDTTVVRDSAQLFKRATENCQTVSADVTAVFHRLTEDVSEIDGQISSIQETRQRVTSQMETLESRLATTKRAASELQQQIQHVAAATEEQVAIQKELSHMSDRLASTASTLEDVTGQLEARAN from the coding sequence ATGAGTTCTGAAAAACGCAATCAATTGATGCTCGTCACCACGTTCGTCATCGTCCTTACGTCTGTCATCGTTCACCTGCTCCACCGCTTCACCGATTTCGCCTATACGTACACCGTGCTCCGGAACGGCTCCGTCGGCTACGCATATCCCATCGCGACATGGGTCCTGTTCGCCGTTCCGATCGTGCTATTGATCGCCATGGTCGTCAGCCAGCGGGTCAAAGCGCACTGGTTCCCGCACTTGATGATGCTGACGCTCACGTTCGCGAGTATCTCGACCGTCGCCGGCGGTCAAGGGCTCGTCGAATATCACTTCTCGATTTTCGTCGTCTTGGCCATCTTGTCGTTCATGCGTCGTATCGACTTGATCATCTACAGCACCGTCATCTTCGCCGTGCAACATCTGGTCGGCTACTTTTTAGTCCCCGAAATCATCTGCGGGACGGCCGACTATCCGTTCAGCCTATTGCTCGTCCATGCGGTCTATCTCGTCTTGCTGAGCGCCGTGCTCGTCGCGCAGATTCATTTCCGTAACCTTGAGTCGTCGCGTCTCAAAGCACAGGAAGACGAGACGCGCCGTTTGCTGAAGCAAGCGGTCACTGATGCGAGTCAACTCGTCATGACATTGAAGACGCATGCGACCGAACTCGAGACAGCGGCCAACCAGTCGCTCGAGTCCGGGGAACAAATCGCCGTCACGGTCGATCCGATCGTCGCGCACGCGACCGAGCAAGAGACGTCGATGAACCACGGGGCCGATGAGATTCAATCGATTCGCTCCCTCACGGCGCTCATCCAGGAACGGATGGGGCAAACAGCTGCCGCCTCGTCACGCATCGCGGCCGACGCACTAGCCGGGAACGGTGACATGCAACGGATGGAAACGAAAGTCGAAGAAATCATTAGTGAGTCCGAACGACTCGAACACGTCGTCACGACGATGTCGAACCGGTCGACCGAGATTCAAGCCATCCTGCAACACGTCGAGACAATCAGCGACCAGACGAACATGCTGGCTTTGAACGCCTCGATTGAAGCAGCCCGGGCCGGTGACGCTGGGCGTGGTTTCGCCGTCGTCGCTTCTGAAGTCGGCAAGCTCGCCGTCCAGTCCCGAGATTATGCGGCCGAGATGACCCGCGTTCTCGGTGGACTGATGGATGACACGACCGTCGTCCGCGATTCGGCACAGTTGTTCAAACGCGCGACCGAGAACTGTCAAACTGTCTCGGCCGATGTGACTGCCGTCTTCCATCGTTTGACCGAGGACGTATCCGAGATCGACGGTCAAATCAGCTCGATTCAAGAGACGCGTCAACGTGTGACGTCGCAGATGGAGACGCTCGAATCACGTCTCGCGACGACGAAACGAGCGGCGAGCGAACTGCAGCAACAGATCCAGCACGTCGCTGCCGCCACCGAGGAACAAGTCGCCATCCAAAAAGAGTTGAGTCATATGTCGGACCGACTCGCTTCGACCGCGAGTACGTTAGAAGATGTGACCGGTCAGCTCGAAGCCCGGGCCAACTAA
- a CDS encoding TVP38/TMEM64 family protein: MKKRLIDSKGMIRVPRWLKLSLMLAVFGSIFYITHVHYELRPSDVRDIVLSFGWWGPVVFFLIYAIGPLIFLPTSVLSLGAGLAFGVWPGVLYILFGATAAAVTGYVMARLFGRSVLKVESYPWSEKLFTQMEQRGFLYVFILRLIPLVSFDLLSYAGGIAKVKFKSFILATVLGMIPGTLAYSFLGASLASGSITLVVIAALVFVTLIGVTYYFREPVKRWLGLTTD, encoded by the coding sequence ATGAAAAAAAGACTGATCGATTCGAAAGGAATGATTCGCGTGCCACGCTGGCTCAAACTCAGTCTCATGCTCGCCGTATTCGGGAGCATCTTCTATATCACACATGTCCATTACGAGCTGCGCCCGTCTGATGTCCGTGACATCGTGCTGTCGTTCGGCTGGTGGGGTCCGGTCGTCTTCTTTCTCATTTACGCGATCGGCCCGCTCATCTTCTTGCCGACGTCCGTGCTGTCGCTCGGGGCCGGCCTCGCCTTCGGGGTATGGCCGGGTGTCCTCTATATCTTGTTCGGGGCGACGGCCGCGGCCGTTACCGGTTACGTCATGGCCCGACTGTTCGGCCGTTCGGTGCTCAAGGTCGAGAGTTATCCGTGGTCGGAGAAACTGTTCACACAGATGGAACAGCGCGGCTTCCTGTACGTGTTCATATTGCGGCTCATCCCGCTCGTCAGCTTCGATTTGCTCAGTTATGCCGGCGGAATCGCCAAAGTTAAATTCAAATCGTTCATCCTCGCGACTGTGCTCGGTATGATCCCGGGGACGCTCGCCTACAGTTTCCTCGGTGCGAGTCTCGCCTCGGGAAGCATCACCTTGGTCGTCATCGCCGCCCTCGTCTTCGTCACGTTGATTGGTGTCACTTACTATTTCCGCGAACCGGTCAAACGATGGCTCGGGCTCACTACAGACTAG
- a CDS encoding methyl-accepting chemotaxis protein, whose protein sequence is MKNLSMSKKFAVLITVFIATLVIIAALSHVFISRMADAGEEIYEERLLPIKALGQVRTDNRALEGYVLELMLATEESRNAELQENITERRDSMVENLRLFNENFASTDVDMQQQVTDLNTLITTYLERIDIVLQPAIRNENTAAYRQYVSELRPIRLALVETATVVMDGINQEAETASTTMQNERTESVTLFWVLVAIGALISIGLGVYITRLIVRPVRELNGLMSRAGAGDLTVDSTYTSRDEIGSLAASFNDMKDSLRDLIGNVTSTAGRVATSSDDLKSNVEETTKATEMVAVTMEEIASGSLRQLTRVKESSSTLTELTNGIHHVSDSAQHMTELSDGALQKVGTGNELIDTLESQLEAMNEKVKALQTVIGQLDVRSQEIGSITGTISGIAEQTNLLALNAAIEAARAGDHGRGFAVVASEVRKLAEESAIATKRISGLIGDTQTETKQAVQTMHVVESEMGHSVTNVQQAGVAFEDIKRAIEEVGQKVEEVSGAVQEMAAGATEILTSVNEIQGITETTATETENTSAATEEQMASMEEITASAQELSNMADEMRQMTKRFNV, encoded by the coding sequence ATGAAAAATTTAAGTATGTCTAAAAAGTTTGCGGTGCTCATCACTGTGTTCATCGCGACGCTCGTCATTATCGCGGCGCTCAGCCACGTCTTTATAAGCAGGATGGCCGACGCAGGAGAAGAAATTTATGAGGAGCGGTTGTTACCAATTAAGGCACTCGGTCAAGTTCGGACGGACAACCGTGCGCTTGAAGGTTATGTACTCGAGTTGATGTTAGCAACCGAAGAAAGTCGTAACGCGGAACTCCAAGAAAATATTACGGAGCGACGAGACAGCATGGTCGAGAATTTAAGGTTGTTCAATGAGAACTTCGCGTCGACAGATGTTGACATGCAACAACAAGTCACAGATTTGAATACGTTGATTACGACGTATTTGGAACGGATTGATATCGTCTTGCAACCGGCAATCAGAAACGAGAATACAGCAGCCTATCGCCAATATGTCAGCGAGCTACGCCCGATTCGCCTCGCCCTCGTCGAAACGGCGACGGTCGTCATGGACGGCATCAACCAAGAAGCTGAGACGGCAAGCACGACGATGCAGAACGAGCGGACGGAATCGGTCACATTGTTCTGGGTGCTCGTCGCCATCGGCGCGCTCATCTCAATCGGGCTCGGCGTCTATATCACGCGCCTCATCGTCCGCCCGGTCCGTGAGTTGAATGGACTCATGAGCCGTGCTGGGGCCGGTGATTTGACGGTCGACAGCACGTACACGTCGCGCGACGAGATCGGGTCGCTCGCAGCATCGTTCAACGACATGAAGGACAGTCTTCGCGATTTGATCGGCAACGTCACGTCGACGGCGGGACGCGTCGCGACGTCATCGGACGATTTGAAATCGAACGTCGAAGAGACGACGAAAGCGACAGAGATGGTCGCCGTCACGATGGAAGAGATCGCGTCAGGTTCGCTCCGTCAATTGACGCGGGTGAAAGAATCGAGCAGTACGCTCACCGAACTGACGAACGGGATTCATCACGTCTCGGACAGTGCCCAACACATGACCGAACTGTCGGACGGGGCACTTCAAAAAGTCGGGACTGGCAATGAGTTGATTGACACGCTCGAGTCACAGCTCGAGGCGATGAACGAAAAAGTGAAGGCGTTGCAGACGGTCATCGGCCAGCTCGACGTCCGCTCGCAAGAGATCGGCAGCATCACCGGTACGATTTCAGGTATCGCCGAACAGACGAACTTGCTCGCCTTGAACGCGGCCATCGAAGCGGCCCGAGCTGGCGACCACGGACGCGGTTTCGCCGTCGTGGCCTCGGAAGTGCGGAAACTCGCCGAAGAGTCGGCCATCGCGACGAAACGGATTTCCGGTTTGATTGGAGACACGCAGACAGAGACGAAACAAGCCGTCCAAACGATGCACGTCGTCGAGAGCGAGATGGGTCACAGCGTCACGAACGTCCAACAAGCGGGCGTCGCGTTCGAGGACATCAAGCGGGCGATCGAAGAAGTCGGACAAAAAGTCGAGGAAGTGTCAGGTGCTGTTCAAGAGATGGCAGCCGGGGCGACCGAGATTCTGACGTCCGTGAACGAGATCCAAGGCATCACCGAGACGACCGCGACTGAAACCGAGAACACCTCGGCGGCGACGGAAGAACAGATGGCATCGATGGAAGAGATCACGGCCTCGGCCCAAGAGCTGTCGAACATGGCAGACGAAATGCGTCAAATGACAAAACGATTTAATGTGTAA